In Candidatus Babeliales bacterium, a single genomic region encodes these proteins:
- a CDS encoding ABC transporter ATP-binding protein, giving the protein MKGIILQGITKSFGDEVILDNINLKIPGGKFFALIGPSGCGKTTILRMIAGLEIPDRGSVFLGDQDITHVPVNKRSVNTVFQSYALFPHLNVFDNIAYSLRVRNFSADSILQKVEKVIRMFHLEPHLYKQISQLSGGQQQRVAIARAVINEPEVLLFDEPLAALDLRLREKVLLELIELQDHLGTTFVYITHDQTEALTVADQMAVMNQNGKIDQVGTPKEIYEHPKSVFVANFVGTTNIIQGVMVQHGEQWYLDVDKMICISIKVPEGMEDIKVGDDACIGVRPEKIMISKSSLEGFSNNLSGIVQSIVYQGRFTQYNVRLQNGYMLQVFEQNEEHFAREVIDYDDHVYLYWQKDNVVLLKK; this is encoded by the coding sequence ATGAAGGGTATTATTTTACAAGGAATTACCAAGTCTTTTGGAGACGAAGTAATTTTAGATAATATTAATTTAAAGATTCCAGGCGGCAAATTTTTTGCCCTTATTGGACCAAGTGGTTGTGGGAAAACAACTATTTTGCGCATGATTGCTGGTCTTGAAATCCCTGATCGCGGATCAGTTTTTTTAGGTGATCAAGACATTACTCATGTGCCGGTCAACAAGCGTAGCGTGAATACCGTATTTCAAAGCTATGCTCTTTTTCCTCATTTAAATGTATTTGATAATATTGCGTACAGTTTGCGCGTAAGAAATTTTTCTGCTGATTCGATTTTGCAAAAAGTTGAAAAAGTTATTCGCATGTTTCATCTTGAGCCTCATTTGTACAAGCAGATCAGTCAGCTTTCTGGTGGACAGCAGCAACGCGTTGCAATAGCTCGCGCTGTGATTAATGAGCCAGAAGTACTTTTGTTTGATGAACCACTTGCTGCGCTCGATTTGCGTTTGAGAGAAAAAGTTTTATTAGAACTTATTGAGCTGCAAGATCATTTGGGTACGACGTTTGTCTACATTACTCATGATCAGACAGAGGCTTTAACGGTTGCAGATCAGATGGCTGTGATGAATCAAAATGGAAAAATTGATCAAGTTGGAACTCCAAAAGAAATTTATGAACATCCAAAATCAGTTTTTGTTGCAAACTTTGTAGGTACAACAAACATCATTCAGGGTGTGATGGTACAGCATGGCGAGCAATGGTACTTAGATGTGGACAAAATGATTTGTATTTCTATTAAAGTACCAGAAGGCATGGAAGATATTAAGGTTGGAGACGATGCTTGTATTGGCGTGCGTCCCGAAAAAATAATGATTAGCAAATCAAGTTTAGAAGGATTCTCCAATAACTTATCTGGAATTGTTCAATCGATTGTCTATCAAGGGCGATTTACGCAATATAACGTCCGTCTACAAAATGGATATATGCTTCAAGTGTTTGAACAAAACGAAGAACATTTTGCCCGCGAGGTTATCGATTATGATGATCATGTGTATTTGTACTGGCAAAAAGATAATGTTGTGTTGTTGAAAAAATAA
- a CDS encoding BamA/TamA family outer membrane protein yields MYNFLFFFLFFFSSLQASDQAGCKDPFNEIGDFVCSIDGLSDLFRRDIDQCLPDEIFVQSIKYCIDTRCDFDELASVSGLKSHAVMTKKDIAVALFYLKQMGTFKDINLKIYRKDATSYHFELYLVKHFTLSRLNVSGLLHGKDRYKNAYLIDIGDHFDQQKHYHSIEAMRKIFHELGYFHAQLVDNVVKHEKEACVSVDIYLKKGPRFSVDKVTFKVDGAARITQLETEKIYQKITNVCCDKIRLKSYSQSLVKNMCSKIKILLENQGFMVLDIGVQEKLHMDKKAVDVEFVITIDRKKEFVFVGNSFYNHQQLLDHLLLYGKSAWHFPSSVISDEIVQLYKSKGFWTVRVSVREEKDKVFCIINEGSRILISSAYLKNNGNSSAASLIKAAYFQPLKAKFFDKEVVKKTLEQLVKIYRQAGYWDAKIVKEDYIKGKKDHTRDLVLTIDEGRKRVMGDANIPGYPDIEQQFLLVWLCQYHKGFDSSLLLEQKQWLTRHLRNKGFLKVSVSYVLHNCILDDDQCVVDVTWNISLQESEVKFGKTIILGNSTVPYTSIMREVCYEPGENWDKQKIEQTLKNLRALHIFESVQIYPSKDVDEFLCKPIFMKLIHADRYEIRTRFGMQQVGRNLQLSRGFTYKLGGSLCVKNLFNIADQCTLAVDVTKFYRNTTACYEFPWLFERRIRCQFKMYDSFYEQPVYIGSKNSLYGATQQGFLWNMTHAFSAFTVSGSTGLEFMGIKQADQPCLGSIIDYDPELLGKKPAYIFFEPNIVWQKLDAVMNPRSGHLSFISCKGMFDLDTKTSFCKLLVEHSQYFSFFDKAVLALRLRGGHVFNRCFNQIIPIERFYLGGQSSIRGYERDYCPPFGLLTEPIYDQHAGLPACANNIWRYAPQGGRTMFNINTEVRFGIYKNLGGAIFNDMGALFKYSVSDELRSGPDNFFAGSGFGLRYETPIGPLRFDVAFKWKRTCPDFESLCVWYLTLGQAF; encoded by the coding sequence GTGTACAATTTTCTTTTTTTCTTCCTCTTCTTTTTTAGTTCATTGCAAGCATCAGATCAGGCAGGTTGTAAAGATCCATTCAATGAGATTGGCGATTTTGTTTGCTCAATTGACGGTTTATCAGACCTCTTTCGCCGTGACATTGATCAATGTTTGCCCGATGAAATATTTGTTCAATCTATAAAATATTGTATCGATACCAGGTGTGATTTTGATGAGCTGGCGTCAGTGTCCGGACTAAAGAGTCATGCAGTTATGACTAAAAAAGATATAGCTGTGGCCCTTTTTTACCTCAAGCAGATGGGCACGTTTAAAGATATTAATTTGAAAATATATCGTAAGGACGCAACTAGTTATCATTTTGAGCTTTATTTGGTGAAGCATTTTACGCTATCTCGTTTAAACGTTTCTGGTTTGTTGCATGGAAAAGATCGTTATAAAAACGCGTATTTAATTGATATCGGTGACCATTTTGATCAGCAAAAGCACTATCATTCCATAGAGGCTATGAGAAAAATATTTCATGAGTTGGGTTATTTTCATGCGCAGCTGGTAGACAATGTTGTAAAGCATGAAAAAGAAGCTTGCGTCTCTGTCGATATCTATTTAAAAAAAGGACCAAGGTTTAGTGTTGATAAAGTTACTTTTAAAGTTGATGGTGCTGCCCGTATCACTCAGCTTGAAACTGAAAAAATATATCAAAAAATTACGAATGTATGCTGTGACAAAATACGCTTAAAGTCTTACTCGCAAAGTCTTGTTAAAAATATGTGCAGTAAGATTAAAATCTTGCTTGAAAATCAAGGTTTTATGGTTCTTGATATAGGCGTGCAAGAAAAATTGCATATGGATAAAAAAGCGGTAGACGTTGAATTTGTTATAACGATAGATAGAAAAAAAGAATTTGTTTTTGTGGGTAATTCTTTTTACAATCACCAGCAGCTTTTAGATCATTTACTGCTGTATGGAAAATCGGCATGGCATTTTCCTAGCTCTGTAATCAGTGATGAAATCGTGCAGCTTTACAAAAGCAAAGGCTTTTGGACTGTGCGTGTTTCTGTCCGCGAGGAGAAAGACAAGGTTTTTTGTATTATTAACGAAGGTAGCAGGATTCTTATTTCATCTGCTTATCTTAAAAACAATGGTAATTCTTCTGCCGCATCTTTAATTAAAGCTGCTTATTTTCAACCGTTAAAGGCAAAGTTCTTTGATAAAGAAGTTGTGAAAAAAACTTTAGAGCAGCTTGTTAAAATCTACAGACAAGCAGGATATTGGGATGCAAAAATTGTTAAAGAAGATTATATAAAAGGCAAAAAAGATCATACTCGTGATTTAGTTTTGACCATTGACGAAGGTCGCAAACGGGTGATGGGAGACGCCAATATTCCTGGATACCCAGACATAGAGCAGCAATTTCTTTTGGTTTGGCTCTGTCAGTATCATAAAGGATTTGATAGTTCTTTACTTCTCGAACAAAAACAATGGCTTACTCGGCATTTACGAAACAAAGGTTTTCTTAAGGTTTCTGTAAGCTACGTCTTGCACAATTGCATTTTGGATGACGATCAGTGCGTAGTTGATGTTACGTGGAACATATCGCTTCAAGAGTCTGAGGTGAAATTTGGTAAAACAATAATTCTTGGAAATAGCACAGTTCCGTACACTTCAATTATGAGGGAAGTTTGTTATGAGCCTGGTGAAAATTGGGATAAGCAAAAAATTGAACAAACGTTAAAGAATCTTAGGGCGCTGCATATTTTTGAGTCAGTTCAAATATATCCTAGCAAGGACGTTGACGAATTTTTGTGCAAACCGATATTTATGAAATTAATTCATGCTGATCGATATGAGATTCGCACTCGTTTTGGTATGCAGCAAGTAGGAAGAAACTTACAACTTTCAAGAGGTTTTACGTACAAACTTGGCGGAAGTCTGTGTGTGAAAAATCTTTTTAACATAGCGGATCAATGTACTTTGGCTGTGGATGTTACTAAGTTTTATAGAAATACGACAGCTTGCTATGAATTTCCATGGTTATTTGAAAGAAGGATTCGTTGCCAATTTAAGATGTATGATTCTTTTTATGAGCAGCCTGTGTACATAGGAAGTAAAAATTCATTGTACGGCGCCACTCAGCAAGGATTTTTATGGAATATGACTCATGCTTTTTCAGCGTTCACCGTAAGCGGATCAACGGGACTTGAATTCATGGGAATTAAGCAAGCCGATCAACCTTGCTTGGGCAGCATCATTGATTATGATCCTGAGTTGCTCGGTAAAAAACCAGCCTACATATTTTTTGAGCCAAATATAGTTTGGCAAAAGTTAGACGCAGTCATGAATCCTCGTAGCGGACATTTATCATTTATTTCTTGCAAAGGTATGTTTGATTTAGATACAAAAACAAGCTTTTGCAAATTACTCGTAGAACACTCTCAGTATTTTTCTTTTTTTGATAAAGCTGTACTGGCCTTACGGCTGCGAGGTGGTCATGTATTTAATCGTTGTTTTAATCAGATCATACCCATTGAAAGATTTTATTTAGGTGGTCAGTCTTCAATTCGAGGATATGAGCGTGATTATTGTCCACCGTTTGGACTTTTGACTGAGCCCATCTATGATCAGCACGCAGGACTTCCAGCGTGTGCAAATAATATTTGGCGTTATGCTCCGCAAGGGGGCAGGACCATGTTTAACATAAATACTGAGGTGCGATTTGGAATTTATAAAAATTTAGGCGGAGCTATTTTTAACGATATGGGAGCTTTGTTTAAATATAGCGTGAGTGATGAACTACGAAGTGGACCGGATAATTTCTTTGCCGGCTCTGGATTTGGGCTTCGTTATGAAACACCCATTGGCCCACTTCGTTTTGATGTCGCTTTCAAATGGAAACGCACATGTCCAGACTTTGAATCACTCTGCGTTTGGTACTTAACTCTAGGCCAGGCATTTTAG
- the gltX gene encoding glutamate--tRNA ligase, whose protein sequence is MNSVRTRFAPSPTGIMHIGNVRAALFNYLFAKQNNGTFVLRIEDTDQQRNIELGTHHIIRHLNWLGLTYTEGPEVGGDFGPYFQSQRSDTYQKHLDKLYEKDFVYRCFCTPEELEIRRNRQIAMKRAPRYEGTCLKLTKEEAAQKLNDKTSYIWRMKVDSSKKVSFKDLARGILEFDLQHFSDFPLTREDGTFTFIFANCIDDCEMEMTHVFRGEEHLSNTVSQTVLYQALDYKLPTFWHLPILCNQEGKKLSKRDKGFSLDDVENQGFLPEAVCNYLGILGASFQQEIMSLEELAKTYKFDHLHGASQIKYDVEKLKWMNHKWIAGYDLDKLVQLCKPFLAKQYDLSKISDEQLTLLIKLVQNDLQTLLDSVELLKFYFEKPNVTRETLSGIIESQKIDSLCNILKSEPVTTTWDQFLSNIKPKSKEAGVADKEMFGTVRTLLTGSPKGMQINDLFICLGAKEFFARIKQQL, encoded by the coding sequence ATGAACTCAGTAAGAACCCGATTCGCCCCTTCTCCAACAGGCATTATGCATATTGGAAATGTCAGAGCAGCGCTTTTCAACTATCTTTTTGCCAAGCAAAACAATGGAACATTTGTTTTACGTATCGAAGATACTGACCAACAAAGAAACATTGAACTCGGAACGCATCACATCATAAGACATTTAAACTGGCTCGGACTTACGTACACTGAAGGCCCAGAAGTTGGTGGAGACTTTGGTCCTTACTTTCAATCACAACGATCTGATACTTATCAAAAACACTTAGACAAGCTTTATGAAAAAGATTTCGTTTATCGTTGTTTTTGTACCCCTGAAGAACTTGAGATACGTAGAAATCGTCAAATTGCTATGAAACGAGCTCCTCGTTACGAAGGCACTTGTTTAAAACTGACAAAAGAAGAAGCTGCACAAAAGCTTAACGATAAAACTTCGTACATCTGGCGTATGAAAGTAGATAGTTCCAAAAAAGTATCTTTTAAGGATCTTGCTCGTGGCATCTTAGAATTTGACCTACAACACTTTTCAGACTTCCCTTTAACTCGTGAAGATGGAACATTTACCTTCATTTTTGCAAACTGCATTGATGATTGTGAAATGGAAATGACTCATGTCTTCCGAGGTGAAGAACATTTATCAAACACCGTAAGCCAAACCGTTTTGTATCAAGCATTAGATTACAAACTTCCTACTTTTTGGCATTTGCCGATTTTGTGCAACCAAGAAGGTAAAAAACTTTCTAAACGGGACAAAGGCTTTTCTTTAGACGACGTTGAAAATCAAGGATTTTTACCAGAAGCAGTATGCAACTATCTTGGTATTTTAGGTGCGTCATTCCAGCAAGAAATCATGTCTCTGGAAGAATTGGCAAAAACCTATAAATTCGATCATCTTCATGGCGCGAGCCAAATCAAGTATGATGTTGAAAAATTAAAATGGATGAATCACAAATGGATTGCTGGTTATGACTTGGACAAATTAGTTCAACTATGCAAACCATTTTTAGCAAAACAATATGATCTTTCAAAAATTTCAGATGAGCAATTAACTCTTTTGATTAAATTAGTTCAAAACGATCTACAAACGCTTCTCGATAGTGTTGAGCTGTTGAAATTTTATTTTGAAAAACCGAACGTCACACGCGAAACACTCAGTGGCATCATAGAATCGCAAAAAATCGATTCATTATGCAATATTTTAAAAAGTGAGCCTGTAACTACGACGTGGGATCAATTCTTATCAAACATCAAACCAAAGAGCAAAGAAGCTGGAGTCGCTGATAAAGAGATGTTTGGCACAGTTCGAACATTGCTGACAGGCAGCCCAAAGGGTATGCAAATTAATGATTTGTTTATCTGCCTGGGAGCAAAAGAATTTTTTGCACGAATTAAGCAGCAGTTATAA
- a CDS encoding amino acid permease: MTTSNEGKIGINTAVTIGMKSMIGAGIFSTTSLLGSKIGPAGILAYLLAFAAVWFIAQSFARVAYLYPQEGSFYNYAKQAGGHTLGLMAAGAYLIGLLIAMGLLTKIAGMYIQAFFPEISLTMINLLTVGLLIALNVFGMKLSSMGIYFLLSLTLYAITMTSALCLSNFNTAHLFPFMPYGFGSVLAGTKVAVFGLFGFESIASLFNIMKNPEQNVPKALRLTILFVGIIYFVFIGSILIGIPQEVFLLLPDITIPQTLIQVFPNHPWIIRSIGVSILFAILGTIHAMLWSSSQFMLSYFKVLNNKSINRLKPTSKTCVIIGGSIILFMCLTITDIKTFFSLTDTFILFAFITTIIPLLKLKSEWKSGQNYITVLGLISALIIFAVAGEALVKNLITWFH, encoded by the coding sequence ATGACCACAAGCAACGAAGGCAAAATAGGCATCAATACCGCTGTCACCATTGGAATGAAATCAATGATCGGCGCTGGAATCTTTAGCACGACTTCTTTGCTTGGTTCAAAAATTGGTCCAGCAGGAATTCTGGCTTATCTTTTAGCATTCGCTGCTGTTTGGTTTATCGCTCAATCATTTGCTCGAGTTGCATATCTTTACCCTCAAGAAGGTTCTTTTTATAACTATGCCAAACAAGCTGGCGGTCATACACTCGGCCTTATGGCAGCTGGCGCATATCTCATTGGTCTTTTAATTGCTATGGGTCTTTTAACTAAAATAGCTGGAATGTACATACAAGCATTTTTTCCAGAAATATCTTTAACAATGATAAATCTTTTAACAGTTGGGTTACTCATTGCGCTCAACGTTTTTGGCATGAAACTTTCAAGCATGGGGATTTATTTTTTACTATCGCTCACGCTCTACGCGATCACCATGACAAGCGCTTTATGCCTGAGCAATTTTAATACAGCTCATCTTTTTCCATTTATGCCATACGGCTTTGGTAGCGTACTAGCAGGAACTAAAGTTGCAGTATTTGGCCTTTTCGGATTTGAAAGCATCGCTTCACTGTTTAATATTATGAAAAATCCTGAGCAAAATGTTCCAAAAGCATTACGCCTGACAATACTTTTTGTTGGTATAATCTATTTTGTTTTTATTGGATCTATTTTAATAGGAATTCCACAAGAGGTGTTCCTTCTTCTTCCAGATATCACCATTCCACAAACACTCATCCAAGTTTTTCCAAATCATCCATGGATCATTAGATCAATTGGCGTTTCAATTCTTTTTGCAATTTTAGGCACCATCCACGCTATGCTCTGGTCTTCAAGCCAGTTTATGTTGTCTTATTTTAAAGTTTTAAATAACAAGAGTATCAATCGCCTCAAACCTACTTCAAAAACATGCGTTATTATCGGTGGATCTATTATTCTGTTTATGTGCTTAACAATTACAGACATTAAAACATTTTTTAGTTTAACTGATACCTTTATACTTTTTGCATTTATTACTACTATCATTCCTCTGCTCAAACTTAAAAGTGAATGGAAATCAGGGCAAAATTATATTACAGTATTGGGCCTGATCTCCGCTTTAATTATTTTTGCAGTAGCTGGAGAAGCACTCGTAAAAAATCTTATAACGTGGTTCCATTAA
- the rpsU gene encoding 30S ribosomal protein S21 — MAKKANIKVLVTSNIDRALRQLKKKIEREGVVRDMKRVVYFESPTQKKRKRLIRAIKQNLMLLASRGELIIKR, encoded by the coding sequence ATGGCAAAAAAGGCAAACATTAAAGTTCTGGTTACCAGTAACATTGATCGAGCGTTACGTCAGCTTAAAAAGAAAATTGAACGCGAAGGCGTTGTTCGAGATATGAAACGTGTTGTGTACTTTGAATCTCCGACACAAAAAAAACGTAAACGTCTTATCAGAGCGATCAAACAAAACCTCATGCTACTTGCTAGTCGTGGCGAGTTGATCATCAAAAGATAA
- a CDS encoding ribosome-binding factor A: MDRTNVSKIKRSQKESLLLREISRLLHQLSLEDTELGGLFVNRVELSKNKGMCFIYFYDPNGIESFKEKNKRLILYKPSLRKGIAQALDARYTPELKFAFDEQFDKQQRIETIIEQVKKDFNKNSTQE; this comes from the coding sequence ATGGATCGAACAAACGTTTCAAAAATTAAACGCTCTCAAAAAGAGTCGTTGCTTCTCAGAGAAATATCTAGACTGCTGCATCAGTTATCCTTAGAAGATACTGAACTTGGTGGACTTTTTGTTAACCGCGTTGAACTTTCAAAGAATAAAGGTATGTGTTTTATATACTTTTACGATCCAAACGGTATCGAATCTTTTAAAGAAAAAAACAAACGTTTGATTTTATACAAACCGTCCCTTCGCAAAGGTATCGCGCAAGCGCTAGACGCTCGTTACACACCTGAGCTAAAATTTGCATTCGATGAGCAATTTGACAAGCAACAGCGCATTGAGACGATCATAGAACAAGTCAAAAAAGATTTTAATAAAAATTCCACGCAGGAATAG
- a CDS encoding prepilin peptidase, whose protein sequence is MYLFPSWNFYVFILFLWPWTAILRIIAHKLVCGPRSQISFSSFINKQPPFNYYWIDCLAMSFFMQLWLNNSFSFPVYFFFFSALTISIYTDIQHMLISRFVSLYAVPVGIYLSYAGYLPISPFESAVSAAAAYLFLFSINKIFYLIKKHDGLGQGDLELFAFIASFAGLLGCWFTILFSSMLGTLAGCSYMLWSRKTISMLPFGPFLAVGAMLFVLFEQWILASIV, encoded by the coding sequence ATGTATCTATTTCCTTCGTGGAATTTTTATGTGTTTATACTTTTTTTATGGCCTTGGACAGCAATTCTTAGAATTATTGCTCACAAACTTGTTTGCGGACCTCGCTCCCAAATATCTTTTTCTTCTTTTATAAACAAACAACCACCATTCAATTATTATTGGATTGATTGCTTGGCTATGTCCTTTTTTATGCAACTCTGGCTCAACAACTCTTTTTCTTTTCCTGTATATTTTTTCTTTTTTTCCGCTTTAACTATTTCTATTTACACAGACATACAACACATGCTTATTTCACGCTTTGTATCGCTGTATGCAGTACCAGTCGGGATATATTTAAGTTACGCGGGCTACCTGCCGATCTCGCCTTTTGAAAGCGCTGTAAGTGCTGCAGCTGCTTATCTTTTTCTATTTTCAATCAATAAAATCTTTTATCTGATCAAAAAACATGACGGACTAGGACAAGGAGATTTAGAACTTTTTGCATTCATAGCCTCTTTTGCAGGACTGCTTGGATGTTGGTTCACAATACTTTTTAGTTCAATGCTCGGCACACTGGCAGGATGTAGTTACATGCTCTGGTCACGTAAAACAATATCAATGCTTCCATTCGGGCCATTTTTAGCTGTCGGCGCTATGCTTTTTGTTTTGTTTGAACAATGGATTTTGGCAAGTATCGTCTAA
- a CDS encoding L-threonylcarbamoyladenylate synthase, whose translation MIHWNDKESLTTIQTALDQDKIVLASGDTVLGLWGKLTQKSFEVLNELKQRSDKPYLIVVGSAQKIKLFIDQPLSEKLETLIATCWPGPVTLIFKARSDLPSWMVSQDRTIALRVPDHAGLLHLLKHCDGLFSTSANVHGLPVPESISAVDQSLIDKVAVVCLDRDHETYGQSPSTILDCSTGDIRVVRPGAFSIDVLHNLIG comes from the coding sequence ATGATCCATTGGAACGATAAAGAAAGTTTAACGACTATTCAAACGGCGTTGGACCAAGATAAAATTGTACTAGCTTCAGGCGATACGGTACTTGGTTTATGGGGTAAACTGACTCAAAAATCTTTTGAGGTTCTTAACGAGTTAAAGCAACGATCTGACAAACCGTATTTGATAGTTGTCGGATCAGCTCAAAAAATAAAATTATTTATCGATCAGCCTTTGTCTGAAAAATTAGAAACATTGATAGCAACGTGTTGGCCTGGTCCTGTGACTTTGATTTTTAAAGCTCGATCAGATCTGCCGTCATGGATGGTAAGTCAAGATAGAACAATTGCTCTTCGGGTACCTGATCATGCAGGGTTGTTACATCTTTTAAAACATTGTGATGGTTTGTTTTCCACGAGTGCCAATGTGCATGGTCTCCCTGTGCCAGAATCGATAAGTGCTGTTGACCAGTCATTGATTGATAAAGTTGCTGTTGTTTGTTTGGACAGAGATCATGAAACCTATGGCCAAAGCCCTTCAACTATTCTTGATTGCTCAACAGGAGACATTCGTGTTGTGCGACCAGGAGCTTTTTCGATTGATGTTTTACATAACCTTATTGGCTAA
- the atpB gene encoding F0F1 ATP synthase subunit A: protein MHNHNALPDHSWKPFSQFGLHGDFWTLKSEILIDTWIILSLIMIAGFYISRCLKNENSLVRYAVLQYVKAFQDLLIQSIRSCPIGHLSFIGSLFTFIFLCNTIQIIPWCEEPTKDLNTTFALSIIALLYVHFNAIKAKGIKHYILGYFDPFFLMFPLHVIGLFSSLISLSFRLYGNIYGGFIISSLYSGILSGSALLQTIGLVSGANIIMLLLFGIFEGLIQAFVFTMLTTTYLSMEILHEEQDATNLDIIP, encoded by the coding sequence ATGCATAATCATAATGCTTTACCTGACCATTCATGGAAGCCATTTTCTCAATTTGGTCTTCATGGAGATTTTTGGACTTTAAAATCAGAAATTTTAATCGACACCTGGATTATTCTTAGCTTGATCATGATTGCAGGTTTTTATATTTCTCGATGCTTAAAAAACGAAAATAGTCTTGTCAGATATGCAGTCTTGCAGTACGTAAAAGCATTTCAAGATTTACTCATTCAATCAATTAGATCTTGCCCGATTGGGCATCTTTCTTTCATTGGATCACTGTTCACTTTTATCTTTCTGTGTAACACGATACAGATAATTCCTTGGTGCGAAGAACCAACTAAAGACTTAAATACAACATTTGCCCTTAGCATTATTGCCCTGCTGTATGTTCATTTCAATGCAATCAAAGCAAAAGGAATAAAACATTACATTTTGGGTTATTTTGATCCATTCTTCCTCATGTTTCCACTTCATGTCATTGGACTTTTTTCTTCACTTATTTCTTTATCGTTTCGATTGTATGGAAATATTTATGGAGGATTTATCATCAGCTCATTGTATTCAGGAATACTTTCCGGATCAGCTTTACTGCAAACAATTGGGCTTGTTTCAGGGGCAAACATCATAATGCTTTTACTTTTTGGAATTTTTGAAGGCTTGATCCAGGCATTTGTATTTACCATGCTGACGACAACGTACCTATCAATGGAAATTCTTCATGAAGAGCAAGATGCTACAAATCTCGATATAATTCCGTAA
- a CDS encoding ATP synthase F0 subunit C yields the protein MTNILYFLFSIIPLILSSIGTSIGQGLIGRQALRAMQMQPSSANHITKICIIGTAVTETAALMGFLMSLLLINNSTPMLDPYFTNFGVAGIALAVGISGLCAGIASAFPAIAACSSLARQPFAQTKILNIMLITQTLIMTPNIFGVLVAFMIKAKLPIITTFNEAMQLFSGGLSIGLGCVGPSIGLSLFAFAAVSALGVNKKAYGKIITFTFISEAIIETPVIFSLLISLMILTQEIVPLSPLQGWQFFAAALCMGLSTLFPGINSGRTGATACSQIALRLEQYPALSKLTMLALAMIDSFAIYGLLISIMMLIY from the coding sequence ATGACAAACATACTTTACTTTTTATTTTCTATTATCCCGTTGATACTTTCATCCATTGGTACTAGCATTGGCCAAGGACTTATTGGTCGGCAAGCATTGCGCGCAATGCAGATGCAACCATCATCGGCTAACCATATTACAAAAATATGCATCATCGGCACAGCGGTAACTGAAACTGCTGCGTTGATGGGATTTTTAATGTCACTTCTTTTAATAAATAACTCAACTCCAATGCTTGACCCATATTTTACTAACTTTGGCGTAGCAGGCATCGCACTTGCTGTAGGAATTTCGGGACTGTGTGCCGGTATAGCATCAGCATTTCCAGCGATTGCAGCATGCTCAAGTCTAGCGCGGCAACCATTCGCTCAAACCAAAATATTAAACATCATGCTCATTACTCAAACACTGATCATGACACCAAACATATTCGGTGTTCTGGTAGCTTTTATGATTAAGGCAAAACTACCAATAATAACGACTTTTAATGAGGCTATGCAGCTTTTTTCTGGCGGACTAAGTATTGGACTTGGATGCGTTGGGCCATCCATTGGACTTAGTTTGTTTGCATTTGCCGCAGTAAGTGCTCTTGGCGTTAACAAAAAAGCTTACGGAAAAATAATAACTTTTACCTTCATTAGCGAAGCAATTATTGAAACACCCGTAATTTTTTCACTTCTTATTTCATTGATGATTTTGACCCAAGAAATAGTTCCTCTGTCACCGCTTCAAGGCTGGCAATTTTTTGCTGCCGCACTCTGTATGGGACTGAGCACTTTATTTCCTGGTATAAACTCTGGAAGAACTGGAGCTACCGCATGCAGCCAAATTGCATTGCGTCTTGAACAGTATCCAGC